The Oxyura jamaicensis isolate SHBP4307 breed ruddy duck unplaced genomic scaffold, BPBGC_Ojam_1.0 oxyUn_random_OJ66071, whole genome shotgun sequence DNA segment TTGCAGTGGTGGCCTCCGTGTTGGTTTTGCCAGGGAGGACATCTGCCTATGAGCCAAAAGGACCTACTACTACCAAGGTGCATTTGGTATTTCAAGCTGTCTTTGGCTGAGGTCTTGCAAAGTCTTTAAGCAGTTGTTCCCAGGAGACCTTCACACCATGGGTCCTGGGCTGGGGTTTTCACTTCAGTTGAACCTGTGTCGGTCATGGCACATGAAAAACGCCTCTTACAGCTGCGCTCTGCATCCTCCTTGGGCACCAAGGAGATGGGCACCACTCAGTGTCCTTCGCTCTGCTCAGTGTTTGTCTTAGCTCATGGATGAACTGGATTTGATCTGCTTGAGTCTTCTAAGGCCCATTGCCTGCTGCACCTACAGCACAATAACTATTACTTTCCCTTACTTTGCAGATTGACCTGATGGGTCTGTTCATATTAATGCCTTTTAATTTCCCTAGTTGGAAGGGGACATATTTCCAGACTGGGGAAAGAAAGCTACTGTGCTCTGCCATTGCCACTCAGAGTCACCTCTCTTGTCTTTCAGCCTGAGTTTATGACACATGATCCAACATGAGTTTCTTGGGGGTCTCAATGGCCATTTCAAGTGTAGTTAACTCCAGGAATCCACTGGAAAGTGTGCCAGGATGCATGGTGCCAGCCCACAGGAATCCCTTGCAGAACCTATGGACTTGTCGAGGCCATAGTCTTGAGTTCCCAGACTGCAGCGCTGCCTTCCAATGATTGTGACTTATGTCAGACTCATCgaaccatagaatcatggaGCCATGGaaattggaaaagacctctcaGATCATTTGGCTCAGGCCAAAGACGACAAGCTAACAAACTCTGACCTGTATACAGCTCTTCCTGATAAATTTGGCAGTGGCCCTGTGtcatctttgtttcctttttaattgtAACTTCAGCTGTTCATCCTGGTACCATGGCACAAACGTACAGAGGTCAGTGTCCCCTGCAGCAGATCCTCAGAGGTCTCCAGCCCCTCTGTGTCATCCCTGGGGGCCctcaggcagctcctgccacccGAGGGACAGGGCAACCTGCCCTGacctgctgcagagagaaaacagtttattattCCTCTTTATTAATCCACTGAACATAGgtctcagagaaagaaattgttccagcttcatttattttgattaaatatgCAGAGAGcctgaagccttttttttaCTGAAACCGCAGGTCACGCAGACAAGGGAGTGAAGAGCTTTTCTGTGTAGACAACATTATCACAAggacacaaaggaaaaacaaccaaacaaaccagCAAACACCAAAGAGAAAGGCAAGAGTGCCCGTTGTGACACACAGTGGGAGTCATTTGCAGAAAAAGGTAGACAGTCTGTGGCCACTGATGAAAACCTGATCAACAGTTTCCATATTGAATCCTTGAGCTgctggttcctcatgctgtagatgaaggGGTTCAATACTGGAGGCAGCActgagtacagaactgccactGCCAGGTTCAGGtttggggaggagatggaggagggcttcaggtaggcaaatATGACAGTGCTGAAGAAGAGTgagaccacagccaggtgagggacacacgtggaaaaggctttgtgccgtccctgctcagagggcatcctcagcactgCCATGAAGATCTGCATGTAGGAgagcacaatgaaaacaaagcatccAAAACCCAAAAAGGAAGTGAACGTGAGAAGCCCAACTTCCCTGAGGTAGGagtctgagcaggagagcttgaggatggaggggatttcacagaagaattgctgcacagcattgccttggcagaggggcagtgAAAATGTACCGGCAGTGTGTAGCAGAGCATAGAGAaccccactgccccaggcagctgctgccatgtggGCACAAGCTCcgctgcccaggaggctcccatagtgcaggggcttgcagatggcaatgtagcGGTCATAGGACATGatggtgagaagaaaaaactctGCTGATATaaggaagacaaatgaaaagacCTGTGCAGCACATCCTGAGTAGGAAatggccctggtgtcccagagggaattggccatggctttggggagagtggtggagatgcagcccaggtcgaggagggcgaggttgaggaggaagaagtacatgggggtgtggaggtggtggtcgCAGGCTATggctgtgaggatgaggccgttgcccaggagggcagccaggtagatgcccaggaagagcgcgaagtgcaggagctgcagctcccgtgtgtctgcgaatgccaggaggaggaactcaCTGATGGAACTGCTGTTGGACATCTGATCCTCCTGCACAAATGGACaatctaaagaagaaaatacagtgataATTAGGAGAGACATCTCTGAGAAAAACTTACTCCACCTCTCGCTGAAACCCCCCACGGTGACTTTCCCCTTTCTGAGACCTTACTGCTGCTCTCTTGCCTGAGCTTTGGATGGTGCTGGAGGAAGGTGCCACTGGGAGCAGGGGACCCCGTTGTGCACTTTGGAGTAGTCACACCCACCCTACAATTCTAGGTATAAAGAAATCAGGAGTGATCTCTGATTAAATCTACATCTGATGAATGTGGACTTCCCACCATTACCACTCTCAACACTCTTGACTGCCAAACAGCATTTGTGGTTTAATTTGTTCCAACTGCATTTGTGACATTCGGAAGAGTTTTTTTGAGGGTAGAAGACCCTGGCATTTGTAACATATTCCAGGTGTGATTCTGGTTGTCCCAGGGGCAAAGTGAATATCCTTAGTGCAGTGTTCATAACCAGTCTGTCCACCTACCCTGGTCTCAGCCAGAGTCCTCTAGGTCTCAGTCCACTTGCCCACATTGAGCTGCTCAATTAATGTGGCTTCAGGAACACCTGGGAAAGTGATTCATTTTTATCCTTCCCTACAGACTACATTGCCCAAAGCCCCAGAGTTTAGAAGGGggttttgtcctttcttctAAGGACAGATCTGTGGGGTGGGACCGAGAGGGTCAAAGCTtgagctgcagctgaaagccaGATCTGCAGGGAGCAAAagagcaacaacagcaacagtaCGTGTAGGAGCAGAGAGAAATAGCACAGGGCTTCTGCCAGGGGAGGCAAAGCCAGAAAGGTACTGACAGAAGCTCAGGaaactctgctctgctggaagTCCTGCTGCTGAGGTTATGACTCACATGCTGAATCCAGCGGGACTGAGCACAGAAAGGGAAGTGCCAGAGTATTATGCTAGCACTGTCCTGCCACTCCCTGCccatggctctgctgcctgcagctgtcctTATGTGCA contains these protein-coding regions:
- the LOC118159051 gene encoding olfactory receptor 14C36-like, which translates into the protein MSLLIITVFSSLDCPFVQEDQMSNSSSISEFLLLAFADTRELQLLHFALFLGIYLAALLGNGLILTAIACDHHLHTPMYFFLLNLALLDLGCISTTLPKAMANSLWDTRAISYSGCAAQVFSFVFLISAEFFLLTIMSYDRYIAICKPLHYGSLLGSGACAHMAAAAWGSGVLYALLHTAGTFSLPLCQGNAVQQFFCEIPSILKLSCSDSYLREVGLLTFTSFLGFGCFVFIVLSYMQIFMAVLRMPSEQGRHKAFSTCVPHLAVVSLFFSTVIFAYLKPSSISSPNLNLAVAVLYSVLPPVLNPFIYSMRNQQLKDSIWKLLIRFSSVATDCLPFSANDSHCVSQRALLPFSLVFAGLFGCFSFVSL